TGTGAAGATTGGCTTTTTTAGCACGATCTGTTGCCAGTTTTCTAATTCCTGATAATTCTTTACGCTCACGTTCTGCCTGTAGAATTTTACGTAGTAAAGCTTCGGCTGTAGGCGGGTTTTTATGCAGGTAATTATCGAGTTTTGTTTTGATAAAATCGTTAACAAAAGTACGAACAGAAACTGCCGGAGTTCCATCATCAGAACCCATATCTGTAGAACCTAATTTTGTTTTGGTCTGAGACTCAAAAACCGGTTCCATTACTTTAATGCTAATTGCACTTACAATCGATTTACGAACATCTGATGCATCGAAATTTTTATTGTAAAACTCACGGATTGTTTTTACAACAGCCTCACGGTAAGCCGCTAAGTGCGTTCCTCCTTGTGTTGTATTCTGACCGTTTACGAAAGAGTGATATTCTTCGCTGTATTGTGTTTTACTGTGCGTTAAAGCCACCTCAATATCGTGGTCTTTCAGGTGAATAATAGGGTATTCCAGATCTTCTGCATTGATTGTTTCTTCTAATAAATCACGAAGACCATTTTCTGAATAGTATTTTTCTCCATTAAAAATAATCGTCAAACCATTATTTAGATAACAATAGTTTTTAACCATTCTCACCACATATTCCATACGGAATTTATAGTTTTTGAAAATCGTTTCGTCCGGTGTAAAAGTTACTTTTGTTCCTTTACGTTTTGTAGTCTCAATGATATCTTCTTCTAAAACGAGGTTACCGGCAGAGAATTCAGCCGCTTTTTGTTTGTCTTCACGAACTGATTCTACACGGAAAAAATTAGAAAGTGCGTTTACGGCTTTTGTTCCCACACCGTTCAAACCTACTGATTTCTGGAAAGCTTTTGTATCGTACTTTCCTCCTGTGTTCATTTTCGAAACTACATCGACCACTTTCCCCAACGGAATACCACGTCCGTAATCACGAACTGTAACCGTTTTATCTTTAATACTTACCTCGATAGTTTTTCCCGATCCCATAACGAACTCATCGATACAGTTATCTAAAACCTCTTTTAAAAGAATATAAATACCATCATCCGGAGCAGATCCGTCTCCAAGTTTTCCGATGTACATCCCC
This portion of the Flavobacterium gelatinilyticum genome encodes:
- a CDS encoding DNA topoisomerase IV subunit B; protein product: MLEQNQYTEDNIRSLDWKEHIRMRPGMYIGKLGDGSAPDDGIYILLKEVLDNCIDEFVMGSGKTIEVSIKDKTVTVRDYGRGIPLGKVVDVVSKMNTGGKYDTKAFQKSVGLNGVGTKAVNALSNFFRVESVREDKQKAAEFSAGNLVLEEDIIETTKRKGTKVTFTPDETIFKNYKFRMEYVVRMVKNYCYLNNGLTIIFNGEKYYSENGLRDLLEETINAEDLEYPIIHLKDHDIEVALTHSKTQYSEEYHSFVNGQNTTQGGTHLAAYREAVVKTIREFYNKNFDASDVRKSIVSAISIKVMEPVFESQTKTKLGSTDMGSDDGTPAVSVRTFVNDFIKTKLDNYLHKNPPTAEALLRKILQAERERKELSGIRKLATDRAKKANLHNKKLRDCRAHLPDTKNPRNLESTLFITEGDSASGSITKSRDVNTQAVFSLRGKPLNSYGMSKKIVYENEEFNLLQAALDIEDGLEKLRYNNIVIATDADVDGMHIRLLLITFFLQFFPELIKEGHLYILQTPLFRVRNKKETIYCYSEEERKDAIEKLKPKPEITRFKGLGEISPDEFKNFIGDTIRLDPVMMDKHTSIEQLLSFYMGKNTPDRQDFIIKNLKVEIDELEEA